Below is a window of Hydrogenovibrio crunogenus DNA.
TATGGCAACTCTGATGGATCAAGATGGCATTGCTGTGAGAGCCAGCCATCACTGTGCGATGCCTGTTATGCAGCGTTTCAATGTGCCGGCCACCATCCGCGCTTCATTAGGTGTTTATAATAATTCGGAAGACATTGATCGTTTAATTGCCTCTATCAAGGAAGCAATAGATATGTTAGTATGACTGCGTAGCAGATGAGAGGCGTGTTGTTTGGTTTGAAATCGCCTTTACAAGGGACGCAGGAGTCAAATATTGCAATCAAAACCCTATCATTGGATTCGCTTAGAACTGGTACCTTTGCCCGGATTAAACGATCAAGTTAAAAAAGTACTTTATTGGAATCCCGATGCGGCAGAGTTGGTTGGTGATGGCGCAGAAGAGATTCTTCAGATGATACAGCTCGCTCAAAAAGATGGGTTTATTAATGGCTCATCCATTTCACACTTTGAAATTACTTCTCCTTTAAATAAGCCTTCCGAATTAGCCGCGATATTGACACAGCACTATTGGATTGTGCCTGAACCTGTCATGGGACCCACTTCAGAATCAGTCAATCAGCCAGGCCTGGTTGAAATGCCGCTTCATTAATGAAATGCCAGGGTTTGTTTGTTTTAAATTGATGAATTGTTATTAAGGTTTAAAAAAATCAAATCGTTAGCGCTATTTTAATTTTAGATTGGCAGAATGTTTCAAATGTTCAGTGTAAAAATTAAATGTATTTTAAACCTAAAGCCTTATAAATCGGTATGATATGACATATTAGAAAGGTGTCCCTTATAGAATGAAAGATCAAGTTAAACAAATTCATTTCGTCGGAATTGGTGGCGTTGGTATGGCCGGGATTGCAGAAGTCTGCTTGAATTTAGGTTTTACGGTTTCCGGTTCTGATTTAAAAGAAAATCCAACCGTTCGGCATTTAATCTCTTTAGGTGCGTTAATTCAGTTCAATCATGATGCTCTGCATGTTAAAAACAGTGATGTCGTTGTCGTCTCGACGGCTATTGCCAAAGATAATCCAGAAGTTTGCTTTGCCAAAGAAAGTCGCATACCAGTGATTCCGAGAGCAGCAATGTTGGCAGAACTCATGCGGATGCGGTTTGGGATAGCCATTGCTGGAACGCATGGCAAAACCACCACTACGTCATTGGCCTCAGCCATCTTAACGGAAGGAGGGTTGGATCCGACTTTTGTTATCGGTGGCAAATTGAATCAATTCGATTCCAATGCTCGCCTAGGCGGCAGTCAATATTTGATTGCTGAAGCGGATGAGTCTGATGCTTCGTTTTTACATTTATCTCCTATGATGTCAGTTGTCACCAATATTGACGAAGATCACATGGAGACATACCAAGGTGATTATGCCAACCTTGAACAGACTTTTATTGAATTCATTCACCGTTTACCCTTTTACGGTGTCGCTATCGTATGCATTGATGACCAAAACATTCAAAATATGCTCCCTAAATTGTCTCGTAAAATACGCACATATGGGTTTTCGGAGTCAGCAGATATTCAGGCAGTCCAAGTCGTTCATCAGGGGCTTAGTATGCACTTTAATGTCAAAGCAAACGACCTTCCGGAATTCAGTGTGGTATTAAATCAACCAGGTAAGCACAATGTGTTAAATGCACTGGCAGCCATTACTGTTGCGTTGGAACTGGACGTTTCTATTGAGTCGATTCAAAAAGCCTTGGCTGGTTTTGGAGGGGTTGGGCGCCGCTTTGAAGTGTATCCTCATCGTTTTATTGGGCATAAAAACGTCACTTTAGTGGATGATTATGGGCACCACCCAACAGAGCTTGAAGCCACGTTATCGACTGCACGCATGGCTTTCCCTGAAAAGCGGTTAGTGCTGGTTTTCCAACCGCACCGTTACAGTCGAACGCGGGATTTGTTTGATGAGTTCGTGCAAGCATTGCAACATACTGACTTACTGGTGTTGTTGGATGTTTATCCTGCTGGAGAAGCGCCGATTGCTGCATTTGATTCAAAAGCATTGCTTCAAGCCATGCGGTTGCGAGGACACAAAGAAAATTTGCATGTAGAAAGCCAGCAACAATTGAATGAATTAACCGATACGCTTCTACTAG
It encodes the following:
- the murC gene encoding UDP-N-acetylmuramate--L-alanine ligase; amino-acid sequence: MKDQVKQIHFVGIGGVGMAGIAEVCLNLGFTVSGSDLKENPTVRHLISLGALIQFNHDALHVKNSDVVVVSTAIAKDNPEVCFAKESRIPVIPRAAMLAELMRMRFGIAIAGTHGKTTTTSLASAILTEGGLDPTFVIGGKLNQFDSNARLGGSQYLIAEADESDASFLHLSPMMSVVTNIDEDHMETYQGDYANLEQTFIEFIHRLPFYGVAIVCIDDQNIQNMLPKLSRKIRTYGFSESADIQAVQVVHQGLSMHFNVKANDLPEFSVVLNQPGKHNVLNALAAITVALELDVSIESIQKALAGFGGVGRRFEVYPHRFIGHKNVTLVDDYGHHPTELEATLSTARMAFPEKRLVLVFQPHRYSRTRDLFDEFVQALQHTDLLVLLDVYPAGEAPIAAFDSKALLQAMRLRGHKENLHVESQQQLNELTDTLLLDDDVVLVMGAGDVGQLARDWKQQAC